GGTGACGACCAGGGTTTCTTCGGTATCAAAGACGACGGCGTGTAATTCAGCATTCGCCCGGGCGCATTCGATGGCGTACAGCCCCGGCCCGCCGCCCAGGTCGAGTAAGCGCTTCACGTCATGCAACGGCAAGGCCACAGCGGTTTCCGCGGCGCTCATTCGCGCAATATCCGCCATGGCGCGCGCGAACGCGAGTTCGTTGCGCTTCAAGCGCGGGTCAATTTCATTTTCCGGCGCGGGCGTCCCGAGTTTGACGGCGTCATAGAGGCGCCCCCAGGTTTCATACAAGCGGGCGCCGTTGAGCATCATCGCCGCTTTGCTGTTAGGCGACCCAGTCAGCAAGACATCCAACGCGGCCTCGCTATTGCGATACCCCTTTGCGTTTTTTTCTAAAAGCCCGATGCCGCACAAGGCGTCGCATAAGATACGCAGCCCGCGCACATCGGTTTTCAGGCGCGGGTTTAATTCTTCGAGAGAACAAACGTCGCGCCCAATGGTTTCAAATAGCCTCAAACGCAAGGCGGTGAATAACACCTGAGCGTTTTTGTAGCCGTTAGCGAGTTCTTCAATTTTCTGTGGGTTCAGCGTCATTGGTGGTTTCCTCAGGAAGCGATTTATTGCTGTTTTCAATCACGTCTTCAACGCCGCTCTTGGTTTTATCGACGCTGGTTTTGACCCGCTCCATCAAATCGTCCATCCGGTTTGCCAGATCGCCTGAATCGACCTTAATCAGTTTGTTCATCGCGCCGCTGATGTCGCCTTTGATTTTCGCAAACGCCTCTGACGGGTCGGTATAATGCCCCGTGTTTGAGGTATCAATTTCCGGTTTATTTTTGCGTTCTTCTTCAAGGCGC
Above is a window of Candidatus Hinthialibacter antarcticus DNA encoding:
- a CDS encoding methyltransferase — its product is MTLNPQKIEELANGYKNAQVLFTALRLRLFETIGRDVCSLEELNPRLKTDVRGLRILCDALCGIGLLEKNAKGYRNSEAALDVLLTGSPNSKAAMMLNGARLYETWGRLYDAVKLGTPAPENEIDPRLKRNELAFARAMADIARMSAAETAVALPLHDVKRLLDLGGGPGLYAIECARANAELHAVVFDTEETLVVTRENITKAGLEDRVSTQAGDALNDGLGGGYDLILISNFLHIFSPEQNQKTLQRCAAALNPGGYVAVKDFLLDEDRTGPEWMTQFAVNMLVNTDGGDCYTRTEYLAWLVTAGFSLVSESPVGCNSTVLVGKRK